A window from Moritella yayanosii encodes these proteins:
- a CDS encoding tetratricopeptide repeat protein encodes MTATKTALDPKLFKKIEIICEKGEEQLEAEEYKIAIETFMQAYDLVPEPKIHWNVSTWILTALGDAHFMLGDWASLEEATGFAMLCPEGAINPYLHLRLGQAHFELGNMEPAKEQLAKAFEAEGAEIFGDDDPKYLAFAQAA; translated from the coding sequence ATGACAGCAACCAAGACAGCACTTGATCCTAAACTATTTAAAAAAATCGAAATCATTTGTGAGAAAGGTGAAGAGCAGCTCGAAGCTGAAGAATACAAGATTGCGATCGAGACTTTCATGCAAGCTTATGATCTTGTTCCTGAACCAAAAATCCATTGGAACGTTTCTACTTGGATCTTAACTGCGCTAGGTGATGCTCATTTCATGCTAGGCGACTGGGCTTCATTAGAAGAAGCAACAGGCTTTGCTATGTTATGCCCTGAAGGTGCAATAAACCCTTATTTACACCTGCGTTTAGGTCAAGCACACTTTGAACTAGGCAACATGGAACCAGCTAAAGAACAGTTAGCAAAAGCGTTTGAAGCGGAAGGTGCTGAGATCTTCGGTGACGACGATCCAAAATATTTAGCATTCGCACAAGCTGCATAG
- a CDS encoding prenyltransferase, whose protein sequence is MLAFRFKAVLQTINLSYLLLTMVCIFLGFSAVIANHGDVNGYLLIAACIAAFVGHVSLCTFHEYSDLKHTWAFKVNRDKHVGHPRARDQVNSAFLAGLVALIVSLLCGLFLVVKFGLGILPVGVIGLMILLSYSSVIKKHPIYSLLAPGFGFALLIALGTEYVLVGQYTQLVWVIAIIPFFLVNNLWLLNNYGNIKVSAEDNGSEGFPMAYGIKVSNYVYAVFATLATLIIIAYVVIGYLPVLSLIALIPMPLAFYALYGGIKFGQNITQQPKFLRSNLIATVATPALLGLTLILD, encoded by the coding sequence ATGTTAGCATTCAGGTTTAAAGCAGTACTACAAACGATAAATTTATCGTATTTACTGCTAACTATGGTATGTATATTTTTAGGGTTTAGTGCTGTGATCGCAAATCATGGTGATGTAAATGGTTATTTATTAATTGCAGCGTGCATCGCTGCATTTGTTGGTCACGTCAGTCTTTGTACATTCCACGAATATTCAGATTTAAAACATACCTGGGCGTTTAAAGTAAATCGCGATAAACATGTTGGGCATCCTCGTGCGCGTGATCAAGTTAACTCCGCATTCCTTGCCGGACTCGTTGCACTTATCGTGAGCTTGTTATGTGGCTTATTTTTGGTGGTTAAGTTTGGCTTAGGTATTTTACCGGTAGGTGTGATTGGGTTAATGATATTGTTGAGTTACAGCAGTGTTATCAAAAAACATCCGATCTATTCATTATTGGCTCCGGGCTTTGGTTTTGCATTATTAATCGCATTAGGCACCGAGTATGTCTTAGTGGGACAATATACACAGTTGGTTTGGGTTATCGCTATCATCCCATTCTTCTTGGTGAATAACCTGTGGTTACTGAATAACTATGGCAATATCAAAGTATCGGCTGAAGATAATGGCAGTGAAGGTTTTCCGATGGCTTACGGCATCAAAGTGAGTAATTATGTTTATGCTGTGTTTGCCACGTTAGCAACATTAATCATTATTGCTTATGTCGTGATTGGGTATCTGCCAGTACTTAGTTTGATCGCACTAATACCAATGCCGTTAGCATTTTATGCACTTTACGGTGGCATTAAGTTTGGTCAGAATATTACGCAGCAGCCTAAATTTTTACGTTCAAATTTAATCGCGACAGTCGCAACACCTGCGTTATTGGGGTTAACATTGATTTTAGATTAG
- a CDS encoding RidA family protein translates to MIERMGTKPRMSRIVKHNGTIYLCGQVCADATYGIKEQTETMLAKVTELLAQAGSDKNHMLSATIYIKDMADFAEMNAVWDAWVPAGHAPARACVQASMAREALLVEISVVAAEIV, encoded by the coding sequence ATGATAGAACGTATGGGAACGAAACCAAGAATGAGTCGCATTGTAAAGCATAACGGCACTATCTACTTATGTGGCCAAGTATGCGCAGATGCAACGTATGGTATCAAAGAGCAAACAGAAACTATGTTAGCAAAAGTGACTGAGCTATTAGCCCAAGCTGGCAGTGATAAAAATCACATGTTATCGGCAACGATTTATATTAAAGACATGGCAGATTTTGCTGAAATGAATGCGGTTTGGGATGCTTGGGTTCCTGCAGGTCACGCACCTGCACGTGCATGTGTACAAGCGAGTATGGCGCGTGAAGCGTTATTGGTTGAAATATCAGTGGTTGCGGCTGAGATAGTATAA